The Elephas maximus indicus isolate mEleMax1 chromosome 17, mEleMax1 primary haplotype, whole genome shotgun sequence DNA segment AAAACTGAAGGTATTCATTAGATCATGGGTGCTTCAAGCAGTTGTGATgggctactaacataaaggtttgCAATTTGGACACACCCAGTGGTACCCTGGAATAAAAGCCtgtcaacctgcttctgtaaagaaaacaggcaaggaaaccctatggagaagctctACTGTGTAACATATAGCGTTGCCatggttggaatccactggactgtgagaggttttattttaaattgataTTAGAGCTTCTAAGTACTGTGTTTCTACTGATAAAATGATATTTTCTGTGATATTTTTGGCTCTTGATGTACATCGGATAGTTTCACAAACCGTGGTCCATGTAATTTGCTTTCAATGCACTGAttgctttgcataggcccctccacacccaggctggctgctcagatatAAACGGGGCCTGTGCCATGTGAGctgatctgcatcaggcaggcaggggcagcaagatggtgccacagACCCTGttcctcatgtccctgttgctctgggcctctggtgagaaattaaaagtgcttCAATCCCTGTAGAGTAGAATCTTTGTAGAGCTGAGAAATGATTTTAAGATATGGTGGGAAATGATGGTTATTTCCAAATGGAACCAATTATGTGCCGATACCTAATATCGCTAAATATTTTGTATTGGGGGGATATTTTAATGTGTGTATGAaaaagtatgtgtatatatgtatgcatggtaATTGGCCGCTCTGATTACAGGAGCCAGTGGGGACATCATAATGACCCAGTCTCCAGCTTCTCTGGTTGCGTCTCCAGGAGAAACAGTGaccatcaactgcaaggccagccagagtCTTTCTGAAAGCATCATTTTTTCCAGCGGGGACTTCTTAGCCTGGCACCAGCAGaaaccaggacaggctcctaagctgctcatCTATGGGGCATCTAACCGGgcatctggggtccctgagcggttcagtggcagtgggtctgggagagacttcactctcaccatcagcaaCTTCCGGGCTGAAGATGCCGCACTTTATTATTGTCAGCAGGGTAAAAAGCTACCTCCCACAGTGCTTCAGCCTCGAACAAAAACCTCCTCCCGAGGgctacaggccagtgagtcttcactgcaccagctgcttcctttctgctcagccctgaacatgcatgcttcctctctctgccccaaAACCTGCATCTCCTGACTAATTCCTTGAAGTATTTGCAGGTTCCAGGAGAAAATGAAGGGATGTGGCTTCTTCTGGATCTCCTTTCgtgataaaataaagaaagaaaatgctctaaaaaTGTTTTGTAGGCTTTGTCAGGAGTTTTCATATCACAGGAACCTCCATGTTTCATATGGATAGATCATGTGACTGATTTCGGAAGGGTTCACTGTGCTTTATACCCTGAAAGATCAGTTCTCTCTTCCCTGTGCATTCTTGACTCTGGAACATTcccattttatttccttgttttcctggacttttttcctttctgtgccaTTACCCCTCATTACTCTGGACCTAACCCAATATTAAACCTGGACCCTTCATATTTAAAATCTCCCTCACAGAAAGTAGTATTTCTCTCTTCCGTTTTCCTTCCATGGATCCTGTTTTCCAGCCAAGTCTTCCTGGTCAACATCAATGAAGGCATTTTCATGCTCTAAGCTTCCACTTTACTGCCCTTTCCCctctctccatgtctttcaggGGCACTCATTCTTTTAAAGACCAGACTCTAACTCATTAATCCTATCACTCTAGAAACATGTGATAGCTttcccatgttctttttcattagttgtcaattcttctttgcattAGTCCCTTGGGTACCCAAGTTTAATTTagtgactgaaggaaatcatggttctttctgtttgttagttgccatcttgtGAGTCCATGACTCATGAGAATTCAATGCATAATATTATCtgaatgttgtgatccatagggttttccctggctgatttcccagaagtaggtcaccaggcctttctttctagtctgtattagtctgcaagtgctactgaaacctgttcagcatcacaaaaaCACGTGTAGAGGAAGTATGGTGAGTGAGGCCCATAGGTCCCTGCTACGTTGTATGCTGATGACAACCCAAGTAGTGTTTCCTGTCAGTATAGTTCAGAGTCTAACTGGCCCTGCAGCTAATAGAGACTTTCTCTCCTGGGAGACAGCCAGAGATTCTGGCACCTAGTGAGCAGGATCTGACCACTGGGACCCAAAATGTCAGACACTTGAGGATGATCCAGAGATACTGTGTAATCAGGGATACAAGTAACATCAAACCAATGGTGTCTAACTGGGACAAGTGGACAGGACTTGGTGGCTTGTACCATTTATTACATATCTCATTTCAAAATGTAGACCTATCTAAATAGGAGGATCACTCTGGAAGAAAATTCCATGTCTAAGAGATGAGGCTTCTGGAGCAGATAGAGGAAGTGTGCATGTTCAGGACTGTGCAGAAAGGAAGTAGCTGGTGCACTGAAGACTCACAGGCCTCCAGCCCTGGGAAGGAACTTCTATTTGAAGTTAAACAGTGTGAGAGGTTAGCCATAATGTTGCTAACAGCAATAATTTGCCATGTCTTCAGTCTGGAAGCTGCTGATTGTGACGGACCCACTGCCACTAAATAGGCCAGGGATCTCAGATGCCTAGTTGGATGCAACGGAGAAAAGCAGCTTCAGAGCCTGCCCTGGTTTTTGCTTATACCAGGCCAAGACGCTGCTAACACTCTGTCTGGACTTGCACTGATGGGGATCATTCTTCTGGAGACATGGTCAGGGAGACAGGAGACTGTGTTATCACAATGTCTCTACTGGCACCTGCAATCAGAGAGGATAAttaccatatatatgtatacacacactttttcataAGCATCTTAAAACATAGCATTTTGAATGGGCATTTTAGTGGAATATCTCTCACACATAATTGAGTCATTTTTGGAAATAGCCATCATTTCCCACTAAGTCTTaaatcatttttcagctctaCAAAGATACTTCTTTAAAGGGATCTAGGCAGTGTTCATTTCTCACCAGAGACCCAGAGCAACAGGAACATGAGGACAGGAGCTTGTAATACCGTCTTGCTGCCTCCACCTGCCTGATAAAGATCAGAACACATTGCAAAGTCCCTATTTATAAAATCTGAGCAGCCAGACTGGGCCTGGAGGATCTATGCAAAGCCGTCATTGAATGTGGAAGCAAAGGACGTGGGCAGTGGGTTGTGAAAGTAACCCATGTAACTCAAGATCTAATcactagaaaagacaaagtaggCAACTTAGAAGCTCTCATATCAACATAGAAGCTCTAAAACTACAAGCAGTAGCTTCTCTTAAGAGCttctatttaaaataagaaaaaaaaaaaattgaaatgggtTCAGGGCCCATAAACGATGGACTAGTTTCCTGATTTCTGCGATACTCgtgaaataatataaaatgctCGAAATATATAAAAGAGAGTGAGGAGTAAAGAAGAGATGACAATGGAGAAATTTTGGTTcactttttgataaaaatttatggCCAGAAAATGTCTGAGCTCTAAACCCAATGTTATCCTGAAGGACAGTTGAAGTCACTGTATACACTAATGAATTACTTCTAGAGATTTGTAAAATCCAGGAAAATGAAAGACAGACCCAGAAATTACCAATGTGGGGAGTCCTGAGGGACCCTATGTTGTGCTAGAGCCAAGGGATGGTGGCTCTAATCTCAAAGACCCTAGGAACCAGAGAAACTAAGTGTATCCTTCAAATAGCTGCAAGAAAATGGTCAAAGGGCTCTAGGGTCATTGTGGAAATGAACAGGGAATAATAAGCAAAATTTCCTTCAGAGGTTTTGTCTAGAAGTCAGCCTTTCAAGGAGTTTCACTCCAGCTATGTATGGCCTAGGCGTGTCTGGAACTCTCCAACCTTGAAATTAGTTTAAGAAGGCCCAGTCAATAGAAAGCTGCTCTAGAAGAGGGCACACCCAGCATAAATCCTCAGGGCACCTCACAAATAAGTTTTCAAAGACTGATACCACTAAGAAGTCAGAGATCCTTGACATACAAGAAAATAAGATAACTAAGATATGAATATGAATGTGAAGCGACTGAAATAACAGAGAACAAAAGGTGTTCTCCTCACACTTTAGATTTGGAAGCTATGtgagtttatttaaagaaataaatgataaacttTACATTGTACGCAAGGCATGGAAAACTAAACGCAGGGTACTatgtatctgaaaaaaaaaaatccagaaattagATGCAGAATACACttccatcagtttgtcataccatgagggcttgcatattgctgtgatgctggtagctatgccaACAATATACAAATACCAGGAGGGCCACCACAGTAGGCctggtttcagttgagcttctagAGTAAGccagactaggatgaaggacctggtggtctgcttctgaaagaattagccagtgacagCCTtagaaatagcagcagaacaatgtCTGTTTCActgccagaagacgagcccctcaggttggaaggcactcaaaagatgactggggaagagctgcctccttaaagttgAGTTGACCTTAATTCTGTACATGAAGTCTAGCTTTTGGGACATTTGagtgctgatatggcatgactcaaagtcaGAAGAACCAGgtgaacatcctttaataatggaAATGTAGAATGTACGAACTGTAATTAGGAAAagagaaattgtcagaaatgaaatagaatgcataaagatcaatatcctagacattagtcaGCCAAAATGCactagtattggtcattttgagttggaaaatcatatgatctattatgccaggaatgataacttgaagaggtctggtgttgcatttatcaagAAGAACAATTCAaagtctatcctgaaatacaatgttgACAGTCATAGAACCACATCTACACGtatacaagtaagaccagttaatatgagtattattcaaatttacccactaaccactaagtccaaaggtgaagaaatagaagagttttaccaagttctgcagtctgaaattgatcgaatacgCAATCAGTATGGTGacaggaatgtgaaagttggaaacaaataggaaggatcagtaattgaaaaatatggcctttgtgaaagaaagcatgctggagattgcatgatttaGGGAGGACGAAAAGAGATGGTCCAGGTTTGGTGACTCTATAGAAGTCTTTCACTGAACCTTAAGGTAAAGGAGAAGAGTGAAACAGGACATAACTGGAAGGAGATGTGAAATCaggacagttttttaaaaagatgtttcaTGCTGATGGAAATGATGCTAAAGTGTGGAAAACACAGGTAGTTGAGAAAAGAGAGGTGAGAAATGCCAGGATACCCTTGGGAGGGACAGTGGTATAGGAGCAGAGGGACTGGCCTCAGGTAGGAAGGCTGCTCATCTACAGtaacaggaagaaaggaaggcagaACATGGGGATGTAGATGCCTGTGGATCAGAAGATACATGAGAGGAGCTAGTGGAAGCTCTTCTAAGAAACAGGAAATGAGGTCATTTGCCTGGCATTtcacaaactgaaagaactgaagaaaaaattcaagcctcgagttgcaatagtgtaggattccatggggaaaatattaaatgatgcaggaagcatcagaagaagatggaaggaatacacacagtcattataccaaaaagaattagtcgatattcaaccatttcaagaggtggcatatgatcaggaactgatggtactgaaagaagaagtctaagctgctctgaagtcattggcgaaaaacaaggcttcaggaattgatggaatatcaattgagatgtttcaacaaacagatgcaatgctggaggtgctcactcgtctatgccaagaaatatggaagacagcttcctggccaactgactggaagggacccatatttatgcctattcccaagaaaggtgatccaaccgaatgtggaaattatagaacaatatcattaatatcacacgcaagcaaaattttgctgaagatcgttcaaaaatggctgcagcagtatatcgacagggaactgccagaaattcaggctggtttcaaaagaggacatggaaccagggatatcactgctgatgtcagatggatcctggctgaaagcagagaatatcagaaggatgtttacccgtgttttactgactatgcaaagacatttgactgtgtggatcataacaaactatggataacactgcgaagattgggagttccagaacaattatttgtgctcatgaggaacctttacatagatcaagaggcagttgtttggacagaacaatgggatactgattggtttaaagtcaggaaaggtgtgggtcagggttgtattctttcacatctatttaatctgtatgctgaacaaataatctgagaagccggactatatgaagaagaatggggcatcatgattggaggaagactcattagcaacctgcgttatgcagatgacacaaccttgcttgttgaaagtgaagaggacttgaagcacttactaatgaagatcaaagaccacagccttcagtacggattactcctcaacataaagaaaacaaaagtcctcacaaatggaccactgagcaacatcatgataaacggagaaaagattgaagttgtcaaggatttcattttacttggatccacaat contains these protein-coding regions:
- the LOC126060228 gene encoding uncharacterized protein LOC126060228; translated protein: MVPQTLFLMSLLLWASGASGDIIMTQSPASLVASPGETVTINCKASQSLSESIIFSSGDFLAWHQQKPGQAPKLLIYGASNRASGVPERFSGSGSGRDFTLTISNFRAEDAALYYCQQGKKLPPTVLQPRTKTSSRGLQASAHGDIVMTQSPVSLAAAPGEMVTFNHKRSQSVKSSLAWYQPKPGQAPKLLVYSASTEASEAPIWFSGSGHGTGFTVTINSLQSQHVADYYCQQNDGILVTVL